In Myxococcales bacterium, a genomic segment contains:
- a CDS encoding ATP-binding cassette domain-containing protein, protein MTTAPTPAPAPEPKRAGFDRLKDLLPALEQLGVGKKAGIPIIQQTASTDCGAACLAMVLGYFGRHVPLEEIRSGMAVGRDGVSARAILESSARYDLRGRGVRIEVSDFAQLDRASILHWNFSHFVVFDKVDERGIHIVDPALGKRVVTSEEASRAFTGVALLFEKTDVFQRVGQRNVSMMKRYRDMMSGNGSDDVKRVVITSVVLQSLALTLPLIHGRLVDRVLPRNDKHLMFVLVMAFFTANIFYFLTAMTRSHIFTHVRTKFDAKLTLGFVEHMLKLPYGFFERRQPADLQMRITSVAQIRESLTGAVLSGMVDGTLVIGHLIFLLLMSVKMALVASAVVAVQATVYIVLRNKMLELSAGTIAKQTESAHALQELLNGMECLKASGIEHVAARRWAGEYIDLLNINLRRGGVSNLSDALLGTMRVTGPTLLLLVGVHEVTTGALSLGAMLSANAFAVGFIQPVMNLVGTLNNLQMVKAQFSRIDDVLETPPEQDGAARMAPKLKGEIILDRVSFKYVANQPPVVKQVSVHIKPGECIAIVGRSGSGKTTLGRLLLGLYPPSEGGVRYDGIPIQQLDLRTIRRQLGVVMQRPHIFGTSIRANIALADPSIPLDKVQTAAGRACIDKDIARMPLGFDTPVVAGGASLSGGQRQRLALARALVADPVILFLDEATSALDATTEQEVQAQLDKLTCTRVVIAHRLSTIKNADRILVMEDGVLVEMGKHDELVQKRGAYARLVAAQMGEQALKGPAPAGQPAQGSLPPGAPQGAMAPQGAPKGSQAPGPQGARPSMPAQAGAPPNPQQAAAQQQAQQQAQQQAAAAQAALAQMNPAQRQLVGQAQAHMQQLEAQLVAQMQAQLQTVPPEQQAQARAQFQQQAQAQLRAAAQQVHGQLQQALAQAADPSPQQQQQQQQQQQQRERKSARSPRLKWKRSSA, encoded by the coding sequence ATGACCACCGCCCCGACCCCCGCGCCGGCGCCGGAACCGAAGCGCGCGGGCTTCGATCGCTTGAAGGATCTCCTCCCGGCGCTCGAACAGCTCGGCGTCGGCAAGAAGGCCGGCATTCCGATCATCCAGCAGACGGCCAGCACCGACTGCGGCGCCGCCTGCCTCGCCATGGTGCTCGGTTATTTCGGACGTCACGTGCCGCTGGAGGAGATTCGTAGCGGCATGGCCGTCGGGCGCGACGGCGTCAGCGCCCGCGCCATTCTCGAGTCTTCGGCGCGCTACGACTTGCGTGGCCGCGGCGTGCGCATCGAGGTGTCGGACTTCGCGCAGCTCGACCGCGCGTCGATCCTCCACTGGAACTTCTCGCACTTCGTCGTCTTCGACAAAGTCGACGAGCGCGGCATTCACATCGTCGATCCGGCGCTTGGCAAGCGCGTCGTGACGTCGGAAGAGGCTTCGCGCGCCTTCACCGGCGTGGCGTTGCTCTTCGAGAAGACCGACGTCTTCCAGCGCGTCGGCCAGCGCAACGTTTCGATGATGAAGCGTTACCGCGACATGATGAGCGGCAACGGCTCCGACGACGTCAAGCGCGTCGTCATCACGTCCGTCGTGCTCCAGTCGCTCGCGCTCACGCTGCCGCTCATCCACGGCCGCCTCGTCGACCGCGTTTTGCCGCGCAACGACAAGCACCTGATGTTCGTCCTCGTGATGGCCTTCTTCACGGCGAACATCTTCTATTTCCTCACGGCGATGACGCGAAGCCACATCTTCACGCACGTCCGCACGAAGTTCGACGCGAAGCTCACCTTGGGCTTCGTCGAACACATGCTCAAGCTGCCCTACGGGTTCTTCGAGCGCCGCCAGCCGGCCGACTTGCAGATGCGCATCACGAGCGTCGCGCAGATCCGCGAGTCGCTCACGGGCGCTGTCCTCTCGGGCATGGTCGACGGCACGCTCGTCATCGGCCACCTCATCTTCCTCCTCCTCATGAGCGTCAAGATGGCGCTCGTGGCGTCGGCCGTCGTGGCGGTGCAGGCGACGGTCTACATCGTTCTTCGCAACAAGATGCTCGAGCTCTCGGCCGGCACCATTGCCAAGCAGACGGAGTCGGCCCACGCGCTCCAAGAGCTCCTCAACGGCATGGAGTGCCTCAAGGCGAGCGGCATTGAGCACGTCGCGGCTCGCCGCTGGGCCGGCGAATACATTGACCTCTTGAACATCAACCTCCGCCGCGGCGGCGTCAGCAACCTGTCCGACGCGCTCCTCGGCACGATGCGCGTCACGGGCCCGACGCTCCTCCTGTTGGTCGGCGTTCACGAAGTCACGACGGGCGCCCTGAGCCTCGGCGCGATGCTCTCGGCCAACGCCTTCGCCGTGGGCTTCATCCAGCCGGTCATGAACCTCGTCGGCACGCTGAACAACCTTCAGATGGTGAAGGCCCAGTTCTCGCGCATCGACGACGTCTTGGAGACCCCGCCGGAGCAAGACGGCGCGGCCCGCATGGCGCCGAAGCTCAAGGGCGAGATCATCCTCGATCGCGTCAGCTTCAAGTACGTGGCGAACCAGCCGCCGGTCGTCAAGCAGGTCTCGGTGCACATCAAGCCCGGCGAGTGCATCGCCATCGTCGGCCGCTCGGGCTCCGGCAAGACGACGCTCGGACGCCTCCTCTTGGGTCTCTATCCGCCCAGCGAGGGCGGCGTTCGCTACGACGGCATTCCCATTCAGCAGCTCGATCTGCGCACCATTCGCCGTCAACTCGGCGTCGTCATGCAGCGGCCGCACATCTTCGGCACCTCGATTCGGGCCAACATCGCCCTCGCCGATCCGTCAATCCCGCTCGACAAGGTGCAGACGGCGGCGGGCCGCGCCTGCATCGACAAAGACATCGCGCGCATGCCGCTCGGCTTCGACACGCCCGTCGTGGCCGGCGGCGCTTCGCTCTCGGGCGGTCAAAGACAACGCCTCGCGCTCGCGCGCGCGCTCGTCGCCGATCCGGTCATTCTCTTCCTCGACGAAGCCACGAGCGCCCTCGACGCGACCACGGAGCAAGAGGTGCAAGCGCAGCTCGACAAGCTCACATGCACGCGGGTCGTCATCGCTCACCGCCTCAGCACCATCAAGAACGCCGACCGCATCCTCGTGATGGAAGACGGCGTCTTGGTCGAGATGGGCAAGCACGACGAGCTCGTCCAGAAGCGCGGCGCCTACGCGCGCCTCGTCGCGGCGCAAATGGGCGAGCAGGCTCTCAAGGGTCCTGCTCCGGCGGGGCAGCCGGCGCAAGGCTCGCTGCCGCCGGGGGCGCCGCAGGGCGCGATGGCCCCGCAAGGCGCGCCTAAGGGCTCGCAAGCGCCAGGGCCGCAAGGCGCGCGTCCGTCGATGCCGGCGCAAGCGGGCGCGCCGCCCAACCCGCAACAGGCCGCGGCGCAGCAGCAGGCCCAACAGCAAGCCCAGCAGCAGGCAGCCGCCGCTCAAGCGGCGCTCGCCCAGATGAACCCGGCGCAGCGGCAGCTCGTGGGGCAAGCGCAAGCGCACATGCAGCAGCTCGAAGCGCAGCTCGTGGCGCAGATGCAAGCGCAGCTTCAGACGGTTCCGCCGGAGCAGCAGGCGCAGGCACGAGCGCAGTTCCAGCAACAGGCGCAGGCGCAGCTTCGCGCAGCGGCGCAGCAGGTGCACGGCCAGCTTCAGCAGGCCCTCGCGCAAGCCGCCGACCCGTCGCCTCAGCAGCAGCAGCAGCAGCAGCAGCAGCAGCAGCAAAGGGAGCGCAAGAGCGCGCGCTCGCCCAGGCTCAAATGGAAGCGCAGCAGCGCATGA